From the Porites lutea chromosome 5, jaPorLute2.1, whole genome shotgun sequence genome, the window AAAAGCTTTCAAATACCGCGCACACAGCAAATTACGTAAAAACGCTCTTAACAGCAAAAGAAATCCAGCCGTTTAGGGATAAGGTGCAAACACCTCGAACCCGTTTGGGAAGAAGAAAGTACtttggaacctcgatataacgaacgattttcatTACCCCAGCGATAGTAAAATGTATGacaaagaacctcgatataacgaacttCGTTATGTCgaacacattttgccagtcccttggcccttcgttatatggAGGTTCCATTGTAAACCGACAGCATTGGCTTAGCAatcaaatttaacaaaattagTCTACAGTAGACAAATTGAAAGAGTTAAAATAATCTCCACAAGAGAATCTCACCAAACCAGCTACAGCTGCAGTTGTTGTAGCGATAGCAGGAACTATTTTGCCAGCGATTTTCTTGGTTTTTAACCTGTCTGCGTTCTCTATACTGTACATAGTAGCACGGAGATTCTGTAGTGAACAATCGAGAAGGTATCTTGATTAAGAAGGGTACTACACAATGTATCGGGATAATTTCTTTAATGTTCACTAAGTGGTAAAACATGAAGTTCTCGAAAAGGGTAGAAAAGAATCAGATTTTCATTCTACTTGCTAAAACTCGAGGGCTAAAATAAGTTTAGTCTTATCGTCTTGAGAAAAGGCAACTTGCTTTATAAGTACGCCCCTGCTTCTCGCTCACATCATTTAGTTTTAAGACCAGCGAACCATagagataaaacaaaaacaaaagaggtaGGCGAGGTAGAACCATTTCATTCGTTAAGGACTCGTCCACATGGATCCAGATGCTTCTGAAAAGGACAATGTTTTCATCCAATTTCGATGGTAAAAAACGTGTCCACGCGATTCGAATCGTATCGCCCGTCCACAAGAAAACgctaaaacagtggaaaaacgATAGCATCCCTTACAGAGAATCTTCAATGGGCTGTATTATGTATAGACTTGCCTATAAGTCGAGCTCAAAATTTTTCACGAGCGCAAAGCTCGAGCTAGTAATTATTGTTTAAGGTGGCAAGGCGAGCGAGAGAGCGGGAGCTCGTCCTTCGCGCTGGAGTCtactaccggaaccggaaacgaaagcgaaggactttgagaaagtctaaaTTATGTATGGCATCATCGTATTCCAACACTTCCTTATAAGCCGGCATTTTCAAAAACCTCCACTCTGGCAACCGTTTTCAAAAACCTGCGTTTTCGTTGCCCACCACCGCCGAAaccgtgtggacggaaggctaaaacggaaaaaatatccggataagtgtggacggggcctaagtaAAGTGGTACCGCTGAGCTACATACTGAAAAAATGTATTCCAAGGGGTGGGGGCGGGAAGGGTTAGAACATGTCTGATAGGGGTGttatattactgtaatcttacTGAAGCAGAGGTGATGAAGTCGATGTGGCCATTCGAATCATCGTCTTTCTCAAATTCTTGCGGAAACATCGGTAACACATCTAAGGAGGATATGAAACACGTTAGGCATTGTTATATCCGAAAcgtaaagagaaaaaaaagtaagaaaaatagaaaaataaaaaagggtaAGAAGTCCTTTCAATTTAGAGGAAAGGGAGGCGATAGAGTAGCAATACTTGTTGCACACATACAATATTAGATTGCACGCCATTAGCTACTCCAAAGAAAAAGCCAAACTTAAATATGAGAAAGAGCAGCGGATTCAACAAGAACTTAAAGATGCTAACAGGCTGTTTGAAAATGACCCTAGTGCCTCAAATAGATTGTGATTAgatgaaatcaaagaaaaattagaaCTTTTCTATGAGGAAAAAGTAAAAGGAATCGTCATACGGGCAAGAGCACGTTGGCATGAGTATGGTGAAAGGAGTACTAAATACTTTTTAAATCTAGAAAAGAGAAACCATGTCAAAAAACATATCCGAAAATTGTTAATAAGTGGTTCAATAACTACAGACCCGTATCGGATACTCGCCGAACAAAAACGATTTTATCAAAACCTATACAAAACTAAGGACTCTGTAGAGGCTACGGATTCCATAGAGGCATTTCTAAATAGTTTAAATATTCCAAAACTATCGGAAGAACAAAGGTCGGAACTCCGAGAAGATAATGCTCTTAATAACGATTGGCATTATGTAATTTGGAATAATCGAGACTTTAGAATAGACGACAAGCCCTTTTTCTACAAGAAATATTACGACATTGGTATCTGGGAAATAGGAAACCTACATTTTGATCTCAGCAATAGGAATCCTACGAACAGAttgcaaaaaatgttaaaaagacaAACTTCCTTGAATGGACTAGTATGAGACATTCAATACCAACTAACTTAAGAGTTCTTAATCGCTCGGATTCGAGTACCTTTAATGCAATACCTTCCTTTAAAATCAATGGCGGCGTTTTCGACatagcaaaaaagaaatcaaaagattattatccttttttgaTCAAAAAGAAGGCTTGTCTCCCAAATTATGCACAAAAACTGAAGCTGGATTTTAATCTATCTAATGACGATCTCAGAAAGGCATTTCTCTTGCCCCATTCTATCGCGTTTGAACCTTATGTCAAAGCCTTTCAATTTAAAATACTTAATTCTATACTTTTTACCAACTCAAAGTTGTTCAAGATTGGGTACAGGACAGACAACTTGTGCTCTTTTTGCAAAAGGGAATCAGAAACTATTAGACATTTCTTTTGGGATTGCCCTTATTTGAATTCATTTTGGAAATGTGTTGAATCATATTATTTTGGGTTGCGAAAACAACTAGTTCACCTAACATTAAAGGAAATTTGGATCGGCTTTTTATCTTCTGAATGCCCCTTGCTTAATTATCTGATACTTATAGGGAAAATATATTTATGGAGTTGCAGAAGGAATGAACTACTCCCaaccataaacagttttatagTTAGAATAAACGGTAaatatgaaatagaaaaatatattttcactaagaataagaatttacaaaaattaatggacAAATGGACTTTGTAATCTAggtagtttttcttcttttgaaaaaatgattagtttcttcttttttgaataGCACTTGTTAATAACAGTAGGCATTACCTTGTGTgtaattgtggaattgcacgtgTGCTTAGGTGTGTAGTAAGTTTGTGCATGTATGCTTTGtgataataattgtaattgttgtaaTTGTTGTACTTTGGAATAgcaaatgaattaaaataaattgaaaaaaaaaaaaaaaaaaaaaaaaagggaatacTTGTTGCACAACACAAATAGTAAAAAATGTTGTTCTCGTAGAGGGACGCCGAGTGATCCCTTTCGCCAGTTTAATATCCACTTGAGATTATGTTAAAATtatacattatttttaaaaaaaaattacaatcgataAAACTTGCTACTATTTATGTTTGAAGTTACAACAAAGCTGAAATGTGGCAGTAGGATATAAGAAACGATAAgtaaatatcataaaaaaaactgtgttaTTCCCTACCTGTGCTAGATTTGATTCCGCTTGCTATTAAAGCTTTGAGAACTGCTATTAAATTATTTACGTCAAAAGAAGGTGCTTGAGCGGATTTTTGGGCTGTTTCATCGGTTTCAATTTCCTGAAAAGTAAAGCAACattagaatttatttatttaagcgTCTTAAACCCCATCACAGGAAACGAAAATAATCCAGTCAAATATACAGGATGcctgtttctcaaaagtcccagccgagggggtgggggcgggggtggTATTCCCTATAATGGATAgtcggggaggctccgcccgaaggGAGTATCATTTTCAGGTTTCAGGTATTTGAAAGGGTAGAGAAATCAGTCacttcggtctgtaaaaaggcccaaaagagCTAAAAGATGCTTTTGATGGCTGTAAAGTGGTCGAGAAAACCttttggttttgtgatttattcatattcatAATACAGTCATTTACAGTATTAGAGGGTAATGTAAAGTTCTTAACTAGTTATGTAAAAGGGTCACCAATAGATGGTAAACGAAAAGGGTACATTTTCTATCAAAGACGGTATATGAaaaggtaaggggttggaccttggggcaGAGCCTTCCCGAAtgaaactttgttgagtacacCCACCCCCGGAAGTCCCGGTAATTACCGAGCACGCAAAGGTGCACTCCGTTTGCTGAGTTTACAGTCAAGATCGCGTGTTTACTACATTTTTGCAGAATATCTGATGAAATTATCAATTAACACaacaaaattgactggtttgttaGGAAGAATCCGCTCATTCATTCTGTTGATTTTCGTGCAGCACTTGCGTGAATGAACATTCCCATCTTTTCATTCGTACATTTTAAAATACCATATTAGTGGCCTTTATGGAGtgaacattttctttttagggCTCTCAgttagcctgattctcagacgtccgaggtcgttcgcggtccctttcgaagcgacctcggacgtctgagaatcaggctaggCTCTCAGTTAGACCAAAACAAAATCCGTAAGACCGGACCTGACCCATTAGGGTTAGTAGAAAAAAGTACTGTTGACAAAATGACCCTGGAAGAAAATGTGACGTTATGAGTGTCAAGAATGATattttaaattgtaatttatgCAATATTTGAAACAAGAACAGCAGGATACTGAAAGACGATTAGAAACGTCATTAGGCAGAAGTATCTTTTTTGcatgaaacaaaggaaaactgaAGACGACTGCAAGGTCCACCAGGCTAGCAGCCGGAGTTATTAATGACCTTATTGGCAACGCAAGGAcgttcaagttttttttttttttttttttgggggggggggggggctctacttagggtgcgttcgattaaTCTTATTCCAGAATAAGAAAATGCGCCCGAGTTTTGTTACAATTCTCTTCTACCGTGATTTTCAACCATTTAAGCTTAACATAGAtcagaatttttttataaatattgCAAAACAATGAAAGCCAAAACAAATTAATTGTAGAGTTTATTCAATTTATTCTTATTGCGGAATACGGTCAATCGAACAGGCCCTTGAAAGCTATATTAAGACAGAGCTGATTCCAAATGGATCCGATCCAAAAAGAACCGAGACTAATACGCCTTTTGTTTATCCGTTCCCAATAGGATCCGATTTTTGGACCTGCAAAAAAGCGGGTTCTATTTTGGAACCGTTCCGACTCCAAATGGGTCTGGCACCGAGTAAACACCTTGACTGGTTTATTTCGCGCTACTACCAGGCCAGCGAAATTTAGAATTCCTAAGTACTAAATTTTTCGTGCTCAGTGCCATATTTTGAcgaaaactgaaactgtacaaTAATATCTCCATATTTCAACTCCTTCACTCTTTCCCGATCTTTTTCGTTTGGAGTCTTATCGGCTTTGTAATCTGCTATAATTTTCAGGAGAGGAGATAATGGATTGTGCGTCCAGCTGTACGACTTATCTGATTTGATAAATTTGTTATCATCAGCGGCCAAGGTGAAATCTGGAAACGTGTATTCTGCGCCAGTAGAAACTGGCGCTTTACTCATTTTGATCCATTCGCGTACTAAAAAGTCAAACCGATCCTGTGTGAACAGACCCTCCTAATGGAACGGTCCAATGTGGACGAAAATGGTTCGCTCCCAAACAAGTATCGGATCCCATCCATTTGGTAACGGACTCGTGTTAACACACTAATGAAGGGGCTATCCCCGTAAgacctgttttctttttcttttttcttttctttttttatggtAAACTACGCACTCTAAGAATAATTCTGTCAACTTTAAACACTATTTATTGTTCATGAACATAACGAAAGTCCATAGGAGAAAACCTAATTACAATAACTGTCATttcgagaaaaacaaattgaaaacgCGACGCAGATGGAGTTTTCTTATTAGTTCTGCGTGTGGTGTCTATCAGCACTTGTGGTTTATTCCTTACAGTTCTCCTTAATGGTGTTAACGTTAAACCAAGAAATGAACAACACCTCAGCGACCATTCGCCCAAACAACTCATCTCCAACATCTCCAGTCGAGTTGTTCCCTTCAAAGGTCGAAGGAGTGGCATTTTGCAGCGTTTTGGCGACAGAGGCTGCTTTAATAGTCGCATCAAACTTACTCACACTTTTCCTATTCGCGGTGACGAAGAAGCTTCGTAAGAGGAGCTTGTTTCTAGTCTGCAGTATGGCGTGTGCTGACTTGATGATAGGAACTCTGTCGCTACCGGGTTACATTTACCTTTACGTGGGAGATCAGTTTATGTTGTGGGAAGCAAACGTAGAACTATCTTTGGACATATTCTTCGTTGCCGTTGAAGTCATTTTCTCTCAGGCCTCGCTAATATCTGCAGCCTCGATATCATTTGAGAGGCTGTACGCTGTTTACTGGCCACTGAAACACCGAACATTGTCGGTGCGACTTTATCGCCTGGCTATTTTTATAGTTTGGTCGCTGGCTGCCCTTATTTCCGCGCTCGTCAACCTTTCATATTTCATAATTTCTCACAAGGTTTCCATTCATTTTTGGATTTCATATGCCTTCACGCTACTGTTAATCCTCTGCGGCTGCAACATCGCCATTTGGAGGAAGGTTCAACGGCGCAGTAATCCAGCTTCACATTTGCAAAACAGAGCCATTCAAAACCAACGTTTAACAAACACCTTGTTGTTTGTGTCGATTTTTCCTTTGCTGACGTGGTTGCCTTTGATCATCGTCAACTACTTCTACTCGCTTGAAGTTGTTTCCATGTCTCTCAATACATAttacatttttgttattatcaATTCTTCTCACTATTTTATCAACCCAGTGGTGTACGTGCTACGAATTCCTGAGTTTCGCCACGCGTTCGGCTGGTGCTGTTTTAGACGACAGCCATTAAGGGAAGTTAACGACGGAAGACATAATAGAGATGGCATTACGACACAACCGTTAACATTGCGAACCGAAGGCTTTAATCGACAGCTGGCTTTCGAACAGATCGTAGAAGACACGAAATTGTGGCAAGTACATGTTGATAAGAACACGAGTGTTATCAGCTGGCATCTCGTCGGCAAGTGCAGCAACCATACTCCGGGAATGAACCTTAAATTATTACATTTGAATTGCGCAACGCTCGCAAAACTTACAATTTAAACTTATTACTTATTACTTATTAACTTATTACCTTGACCAGTTACAACGTACTAGcagaatttaaaatttcaatgaacCATTAAGAGCTCAAAGAATCGCCCCATACAAGGAAATCCAGATTCCGCACTGAATTTTTGGCTACAGAATGGGGAATCCAACCAAGAGCAACTTTTAACACAAAGCACTTTCGCCTACGACACCAAAACAGGTGTGGCAAGTCATCCATAGAATTCTACACCCCAGGCCGCATCCGCGAACTTTCGACCCTACCGAGTTGAATACCTACTTTGCGTCTATCCCGGAGCGATCCATTGGCGCCACTTTAAAATCAGCTGAAGCTCTTCTTTAGTTGATTAACTCTTTTCCCGAGGACGGTGATACTTCCTTCCATCTACGGCCGATCTCCTGTTCAGTGGTTTACAGGAGACAAAGAAATTGCGATCAGATTGCTATTGCGGGCCGGACAATCTCCCGTTTAAATTTGTCAACATGGCAGCAGATCGCCAGAAGAAGTCAGAAGGCTGATGTTCTATCACATTCTTCGGGGGAAGTTCTTAAAGAAACCCTAAGCGCTTACAGGAAAGGACACAATACCAGCACAGTGCCACTAGCTACGAGGGATGACATCCTTCCGGCTATGCAACAAGGAGAAGTTAATATGGCTGTGTTAGCTGACTATTCCAAAGCATTCGGTCGCCTAGGAAACTGTGCTGCAAAAGCTACATGGTCTACACTTTTCCAAGAACTAcgtcctcctcctcctcctcctcctcctcctcctcctcatcatcatcatcatcatcatcatccacgTTCACGTTTGTATGATACAAAAGAGGAGTACTGGGGacaaaaattttgtcaaatggaaagggacatttcggtcccACCGACCGAGATGACCAGACCGGTCAAAGTagaccaccttcaaagctggtcccggatattccggtcggaccaaACTGTTCCATCTGATGTACCAACCGAACTTTCCGGAATTTTGTGTTGAAAGGAAAACGCCTAAGAGTCACGTTCAACGACAAAAGGCAACGTCAGTTTgaagttgagaatttcttagaatagaaaatgagcagataaaaactgttttacaattaatatggataaaactggcgtgaaactacttatttttgtgtagaagtaataaacagtaaacgacaattaagggggaaacttagtcacgtggtacaaattcacgtttgccgtttgagaTAAATGTGACTCTTAATCTCTGTATTAATAAAACAGCAATAATGCGACTCTATTCGGGCTTTTGAGCTTCCCGTTAATTTCCCGATGGACGGTATGACGTCTGTGCATGATCTAAAATGGCGATTAACGACAAACAAATCTGGACGAAGAATTTCACATGGATCAAATAGTTTTCGAAGGCTCAAAGAACGGATAGACTTTGAAAACGGTCAGTAGCCAAAAACGATTCGTAAGTAAGCCAAAAGACTGGACTTTAAACACaagaaataatagaaaaaatgaaTCTTCCAAAAGACCCAAGCAAAAATGTGACAATTGTGAGACCATCAAAATACTTTATATGGTAATTTTTGCAGCAACGTTAAAACACGAATAGCGGGATACTGAGAGATGATTAGCGACGCCGACCTAAATTAATCATTTTAGGGAAATACTCTGTATTGAAAAATAGACGCAGATGGTTTTCTTATTAGTTGTGAGTGTGGTGTCAGTTAGCGCTTGTGGTTTATACGTAATTTATTCTTTACAGTTCTCCTTATAAAAAGTTTATGGGTGTTAACGTTAAACCAAGAAATGAACAACACTTCAGCTATCATTCGCCCAGACAACTCATCTTCGGCGTCTTCAGACAAATTGTTTCCTTCGAAGGTCGAAGGAGTGGCATTTTGCAGCGTGTTGGCAACTGAGGCTGCTTTAATAGTAGCATCGAACGTGCTCTCACTTTTCCTTTTCGCGGTGACCAAGAAGCTTCGTAAAAGATGCTTGTTTTTTGTCTTCAGTATGGCGTGTGCAGACCTAATGATAGGAGCTCTGTCACTACCAAGTTACATTTACTTTTACGTAGGAAATCAGTTTGGGTTATGGGATGCTAAGGTAGAGATAACTTGGCACATTTCCTTCGCAATTGTCGACGTCATTTTCTCTCAGGCCTCGCTAATATCTGTAGCCTCGATATCATTTGAGAGGCTGTACGCTGTTTACTGGCCACTGAAACACAGAACATTGTCCATACGAGTTTATCGTATCGCTATTTTTATAGTTTGGACAGTGGCTGCCGTTATTTCCCTGCTTGTAAATCTTTCATATGACATGACTTCTCACAAACTTGCCATTTATTTCTGGACTTTATACACCTTCACGCTATTGTTTATCCTTTCCGGCTGCAACATCGCCATTTGGAGGAAGGTTCAAGGGCGCAGTAATCCATCTTCACATTTGCCAAACAGAGCCATTCAAAACCAACGCTTAACAAACACCTTGTTGTTTGTGTCGATTTTTCCTTTCATCACGTGGTTACCTTTAATCATCGTGAACTACTTATACTCGGTTAAAGAGATTTCCATGTCTCTCAATACATATTACATTTTTGTAGTCATCAGCTCTTCTCACTTTTTTATCAATCCAGTGGTGTACGTGCTACGACTTCCTAAGTTTCGTCAAGCGCTCTGCTGGAGTTGTTTCTGAAGACAGCCAGTGAGACCCGAGATTAACGAAGGAAGACATAAAATAGAAATGTAGTTATGACACAACCGCTAACATTGCGAACCGAAGGATTTTATAGACAGCTGGCTTTCGAACAGATCGTGGAGGACACAAAATTGTGACAAGTACATGTTGATTAGTGTAGTGTGTATTTGAAGTCAAATAAACGAGCCGCTAAAActtcaaaacgaaaaaacaaaaaaaattctgatcTGTTTAcggagtgtctttatatctgatagagacacggctaaactt encodes:
- the LOC140936636 gene encoding uncharacterized protein — its product is MVLTLNQEMNNTSATIRPNNSSPTSPVELFPSKVEGVAFCSVLATEAALIVASNLLTLFLFAVTKKLRKRSLFLVCSMACADLMIGTLSLPGYIYLYVGDQFMLWEANVELSLDIFFVAVEVIFSQASLISAASISFERLYAVYWPLKHRTLSVRLYRLAIFIVWSLAALISALVNLSYFIISHKVSIHFWISYAFTLLLILCGCNIAIWRKVQRRSNPASHLQNRAIQNQRLTNTLLFVSIFPLLTWLPLIIVNYFYSLEVVSMSLNTYYIFVIINSSHYFINPVVYVLRIPEFRHAFGWCCFRRQPLREVNDGRHNRDGITTQPLTLRTEGFNRQLAFEQIVEDTKLWQVHVDKNTSVISWHLVGKCSNHTPGMNLKLLHLNCATLAKLTI